TTCAATCCGACAACCGACTTGCTACCCACTAGATATCACCCCTACTGACCCGATAGCGAGTCACTGTCATGGTTTGGTCCAAGCGACGGCCATACCCATCAGTGCTCGCGGAATCGGCTCATAGACACTAGTCCAGGGCGTCTGACCGCCCACAGCTCCGGATGCACAGATCCACGATCTTAACTCGATATTGCCGCTCGCAAGAAGGTCATCGGAGGCCAGGTTGCTCAACTCGTAACCCTTCCCGGCGGCGAGGAACTCCAGACTGCGGCGATCGAAGTCTTCGTCAATCGAGCCGTGAACGTACGGTCCATCGTAGGCAACCCATGGGTATCCGGCCGTGAAGTGCGACAGCCCCCCCGACGCATAGACGCCTACCCGCTCATCAGCGGGACGACATAGTCGCACCGCGTCAGCGATTGCGCAGCCCAAAGCGAAACAACGTTTCGGCGACAACGACGGCATATGAATGGCATTAAGGAACATCAACACGACAGGGATTGCGTGGTCTCCGAGGATGTGCGCCAAGATCTCACCATGCGCATGCGAGCGCAAGGTCTTCTCACGGAATTCCACCACGCCGGTGACGTCGAACCCCGACTTGACCGTCTGTTCATACACGTCCTGACTTAGGGAAGACGCACTTGCCCAGTGCCGGGAGACGGAGGAAAATCGTTCGGAAAGAATGAAATCTGCTCCTGTGTAAATCGCAATCTGCGGAAGTGCCGATCCGTCGAAGTTCTCATTCTGGTCGTCACCGATGACGATGAGGCAATCCAGACGATCACGCCGAATATTGTTTCGCAATCGTTGAAGTCCGCCTTGGATCCGGGCGTACCGCGCCGCAGCGGCTTCAAATGATTCGTCGTATTCACCTGGTGGGCACGTAGCGACCCGTCCGTGACGTCGTTCGTAGTTTTCTCGGTTTTTGTTCCGAAATTCTTCCCATCCGTCGGGTTCGATGAAGGTGAAGGCATGCGAGGATGCATATCCCGCGACGATTTCACCCACGGCTCCCCCTGGGATAAGTCTCTAGTTTTGAGGGTTTGTCAGTTCCGTTCACAGCCAAATCTCCTGCGAGAGAAGAACTTCGCACCCTTCATGGGCTGATCGAAGTATTGCGAAGCACACCTCGAGAGTTGCCCGTCCCCACCGGCCGTCGTGCTGAACCGGACGATCTTGCGTGATCGCCTGGTGCAGTTCAGCCAACTCGGCGGCCCGCCCGCGCATCGTCCGCGCGACAGGTATCTCCCTTGATCCGTCTTGCCCGTACACCACCAGGCCGTCGGGCGATTGTCTGATGGCGCCGCGTTCACAGCTAACCACGGTGAGGCCGAAGTAGGGATGGTTCACGATCTCACCCGACGTGGAATAGCCCCATATTTCCCGAGAGTCATCGGTGGCCGTGTCAGTACCATAACGGCCCTGCTCCTTCTGGGCTTCGAGCGCCGTTTCCAGTTGGTTGGCGTTAAGGCTTAGCTGCTCGAAGTTGCGACGGACGCGCAGGTTGGTATCCGGTCTGCGGACGCCGCCGTCTTCTGCCACCCACGAGTGCAGTTCTGCGGTGTCAAAGTATGCGTGGCCGTCGTAGACGAGTGTGGCCGACACCCCTGACTCGAACTCCAAGTGGCACGTGTACCCTCCAACGCATTCCCGAACATCGTCCCAGACCGTTGACGCGCGTACACTTCTGACCGCAGAACCGGCGATTTGCCGGACGATGTCCACCTGGTGGGGCCCCTGGTTGAGGACCGGCCCGCTTGTCGCGCGCAGCTCGGAGGTCGGCCAAGGCCGCCGGTTGAAGTCATTGAAGTTCCACGTGTTCACCATCAGCAATTCGCCGAGCTCCTGGCTGCGCACCAGATCAGCTATGGCACGAATTGGAGCGTCAAAGCTGTGTGTGTGTCCGGCCATCATTTTGACGCCTGCTTCATCCGCCGCATCGACCATTTCCGCGCACTCTTCGACGGACAATGCCAGCGGCTTCTCCACGATCATGTGCTTGCCGTGGTGAGCCGCCATGAGGGCATGCTCATGGTGCAGCTCGGGTGGTGTGGCGATGTAAACCACCTCGACGTTGGGGTCGGCGCAAAGGTGTTCTACATCCGTATATGTTCGACAGCCGAACTCATCGGCGAAGCGGGCCAGCGCCTGCGCCCGGGTGTCGGCCGCGGCCACCACCCGATACGGCAGCGACGACATGTCGGGGTACTGTTGAAAAATCCGTGCTACTGCCTGGCCGATTCCGAGAAATCCTAGGCCCAGTTCGCGTGCTGGAGCTCTATCCGTCACCGACGAACCTCTCTGTGGGATTAGCGAGCGCGGGCATTAGAAGAAAATTGATATCGCTCGCGGTAACACGCTGTGGGCCAGCGTGATTACCCTCGCTGCGAGCTGCAGCCCACCGTGCTCGTCGCGACGCAGGACGTCTTGTCGCTTGCCTGCAAAGAGGTTCTCATGGCGCTCATGGCGCACGAGGAACACCATGACGCTGGACCGGACACCCACCTCGCGATCGTCCCCGTCAGTCACCAGGATGTCGCTGACGATCCGCTGGGTGATCGTGCGCGGCGTCTCGCCAGGCGCAAGCCCTGTTGCCAGCCTGGCGATCCGCAGGTTCAGGGACTCATAGTCGTCGTTGAAGAGAAAGAACGGCGGTAGGCCCTCATCTCGAGTGTCCGGATGCGTGCTGGATTCCGGGAAGGGCATAACGTAACGCACATCCTTGGCGACCATCGTCTGTAGCCACTCGGCCATCAGACCGTCATCGAGCAGCATCGTCTCGCGGGCATAAAATTCGTTGACGCGCAGCCGCAGGTCGAGATCCAACATGCCAGTCTCCACGGTCAGCCCAACTCCGTTATTGCCCGAAGCCAGTGCCGATAGAACTCCCGCTGGTAACTTTCACTGATCTGCGGGCGGACATTGCCGGGCAGCTCTGCTATCAGGGACTCGGCGGGCTCGACGTCTTGGCCGAGCGAGTAATCGAACATCACTTCGCGGGCGACGCCTGTGTCGAGTGCGTCTGTGAGGCGCTCGAAGTTCTCGTGGTCATCCGGTGCGACCAGGCCCGCCGCCGATTGCCGCTGACTCAAGACGAAGACCATGCGCTCCTTGACCGAAGGGGGCGCTGACTTCTCCACCAAACACCACTCCCACACTTCGGTCAACCGCGGGCCCCGAGGCTGCCAAAGGACGAATCCACGACCGTAGAACGCTGTTCCCAGTCCAATCATGCTGAAATTCGGAAAAATATTGGCTGCATGGAAGCTGTACGGCTGCACCGCGTTTCCCGCCAGTCGTGCACTCTGTCGGCGATAGCGTTCCCGCAGCCATTCAACTGCCTCCGGGCCGAGTGTGTCGGCCTGGGCGAGATCATCTTGGTAGAAGTTGTCACCGACCGCTAGCTGCAACAACCCGTGGGGAGCCTCACCCGCGGCGACCACACTGTAGTGCGTTCCCTCGTCGATTGAGAAATTGATGCGGGACAGCCGCTTGCCGTTCGCCAGAGCGGTGACCGATCCGTGGGTCGCGCCGAAATGGTATTGGTCGCCACCGAAGTTCTCCGCCAACAACTTCCAGTTGGCTGGGATCAAGTAGCGATGCAGGCCCGGTACGACCTGCAGACCCTGCGGGTCGCTGTCCAGCAGAAAATTGTCGAGATACCAAAGCAAGCTCTCGCCTAAGTAGTCGCTCAGCGACGGGCTGGCCGGGTCCCAGCATGCAAAGATGAGACCCTTGTGGGTAGCCACCCGTGGGGACACCAGACTCATGTTGTCTTTGTCGAACAGCGCCCCATAGGCGCTCTCGCCTAATGGAACGTGGCGCAGCTGGCCGTCGGTGTTGTAGCTCCAGCCGTGGTAGCTACAGCGGAAGATATTGGCGTTGCCCTTGTCAAATTGGCAGACCTTGTTGCCCCGATGGCGGCACTTGTTAAGAAGGACACGAACGTTGGATTCCTTATCGCGGCATACGATGACCGCGTCATCGGCCATGTACGTCGTGATGAAGTCGCCCGGGTTCGGGATCATCGACTCGTGACCCACGAATAGCCATGTGCGCCTGAAGATCACGTTGAGCTCTCGTTGGTAGACCGCTTCGTCGTAGAAAGCCGACGAATCGACCAAGGGCGTCGGCGTCGCTTCTTGGGACATGATCGTCTCCATCAACGCTGCTCTGCGAATTCGCGACCGCCACCAAGATAGTCGGTGAGGATCTGGTTGAACAGGGCTGGACGTTCCCACTGCGGCCAATGACCGCAATCATCCATTAATGCGAATTTGGCTCCAGGAATGAGCTCGGCCGCGCGTCGTCCGAACTCTACAGTTGCCGACGGGTTGTGGCTCGTCCAAAGTACCAGTGTGGGCCGGGTGATGTCGGCAAGCCGTTCGGCCGTGAGGTTGTCCTCGGCGGTGGCCGCCGAGGGCGGAGCGGTCGCGTCGGAGAGCGCAGACTGCGCGCTCGCGTTCTGGTACAACTGCCATCGCAGCTCGACCAGTTCATCGGTTAGGTCGCGTTCAGGCTTGTTAAATAGCCAGGCCATTCGCTCCCGCACCGTGGCCGGACTCGGGTTGGCTAGGAACTGTTTGGTGAGCCGGCCAAGCTCCGCCCGCCCCGCAGCGGTGCGGGCCTCCGCATCAACGCCGACCTGAAGCGTCAGCCGCGCGCCGCACACATAGACCAATCGGTCCACTCGATCGGGGCGTTCTTTCGTAGTCCAGGCCGCGACCCAGCCGCCAAGCGACTCACCGACAAGGTGCGCTCGGCCGATACCCAAAACGTCCATGTAGCCGAGGAGGTGATTCACATAGTCTGTGCGCTCCGCGGCCCCTTCGCCCGCACCTGTGAAACCGTGGCCGAGCAAATCGAGCGCGTGCACACGAAAGTTGCGTGCGAGCGGCAAGACGTTACGGGCGAAGGCCTCGGCGTGACCACCCCCACCATGTAACAGAACCAGATCAGGACCCTCCCCTGCTTGGATTGCTCTCGTTCGGATCCCCGCCACGTCCACAAAGCGCGTCTCCGCCCCGAGCAGGTTCAGCCAGATTGACCGGTTCTGCAGCAATGGTGCACCCTCACGTAGTTTGAGTTAACGCCTAATGCTTATCACAAGTCCCCGAATATCTGCAACCAAGAAATTTAGGACGGCATATAAATCACCGCGACGGGGCAAGGAACTGGCCGGGCGATCTGTTGCGGGCTCCACCGTTGAGCGAGCAGGTCGGCGATCAGGTCGCATAGGGCAGGGTTCTAGTCGATCCGCCGCGTGGCGACGGGCTCTGCGTTGGACTGCCCCGCGGTGCGCTTCGAACGCCCCGTACCGGCCGTCTCGGCGGCTGTTGCGGCGCAACTCCCTCGATACGGTCGACGGCGCCCGGCCAAGCTTGGAGGCGATCTGCCGGATACTCAACGCCATTGCGGCGCAGATCGGCTATGGCGATCCGCTCCTGTTCGGATAGAGATCGATCGCTGATTTGGCGCACAGCCAAACGAATGGAGTGCGGGCACGAATCCGACGGCTTCGCCACGCCGATAGGTTTTGCAACCTCGCGCCCAGTTGTTTGCTGAGGTACGGAACACCCCCCACTTCGCGATCCGCCGCCGAGACGGACCAGCCCCGGGCGCTCGGCCCAGGGCAATGGCGCGCCCGCGGAATCCATCACGTAGACGCATTGGCAAGCCGGACGTCGACCATGATGAGCCTGCTCGGCGAGCGGGATTCATGTGGGAGGGCAGCAGGAAACCGACAGTCTCCATGCGGAAGTCGCGGGCGGCTCCGAAATGCTGGATCGACACGTCGGCCGCAGCGCAGTGCATGGCTGTGCGGGCCACCGTGCCGAGGCCGGGCAACAGCAGCACCCCGATCCGCGCATTTTCCGCCTCCTACCGATCGCGACAAGATCAAGACGTCGATCGCCGTGATGCCAGCCTCGGCGTAGCGGACGGCGTTCGCCACGTGCGCCTTGACATGCTGGTCGCCTCGAGCACCGGGGCCGGCAGGTCCTGGGCCAACAGCCAGTCTCCGGCAGAAGCCTGCAAACCCAGCGCGGCCGCCCGGGCCAGCCCGTCAGACGCCGGATCTACCCCCGACCATGTACCCCGCACGTCGACGTACTCGCTCCCGCCGCAGCTTCGCCAGCAGGTCGTTCCGATATTGCCGGGCCCGACGATCGCGCTGTCGCCCGGCGCGGGGCGTCGCCCACCGTGGTCATCGGATGCCACCTTCCTTGGCGAACGTGGCGGTCACCGAGCCCATCCCGGCGAACTCTGCCGTCACCACATCCCCAGCGGTTACTGGAATCGCCGCCATCACCGAGCCGGGCAG
This region of Mycobacterium sp. 050128 genomic DNA includes:
- a CDS encoding aromatic-ring-hydroxylating dioxygenase subunit beta; this translates as MLDLDLRLRVNEFYARETMLLDDGLMAEWLQTMVAKDVRYVMPFPESSTHPDTRDEGLPPFFLFNDDYESLNLRIARLATGLAPGETPRTITQRIVSDILVTDGDDREVGVRSSVMVFLVRHERHENLFAGKRQDVLRRDEHGGLQLAARVITLAHSVLPRAISIFF
- a CDS encoding aromatic ring-hydroxylating oxygenase subunit alpha, whose protein sequence is METIMSQEATPTPLVDSSAFYDEAVYQRELNVIFRRTWLFVGHESMIPNPGDFITTYMADDAVIVCRDKESNVRVLLNKCRHRGNKVCQFDKGNANIFRCSYHGWSYNTDGQLRHVPLGESAYGALFDKDNMSLVSPRVATHKGLIFACWDPASPSLSDYLGESLLWYLDNFLLDSDPQGLQVVPGLHRYLIPANWKLLAENFGGDQYHFGATHGSVTALANGKRLSRINFSIDEGTHYSVVAAGEAPHGLLQLAVGDNFYQDDLAQADTLGPEAVEWLRERYRRQSARLAGNAVQPYSFHAANIFPNFSMIGLGTAFYGRGFVLWQPRGPRLTEVWEWCLVEKSAPPSVKERMVFVLSQRQSAAGLVAPDDHENFERLTDALDTGVAREVMFDYSLGQDVEPAESLIAELPGNVRPQISESYQREFYRHWLRAITELG
- a CDS encoding Gfo/Idh/MocA family protein, which codes for MTDRAPARELGLGFLGIGQAVARIFQQYPDMSSLPYRVVAAADTRAQALARFADEFGCRTYTDVEHLCADPNVEVVYIATPPELHHEHALMAAHHGKHMIVEKPLALSVEECAEMVDAADEAGVKMMAGHTHSFDAPIRAIADLVRSQELGELLMVNTWNFNDFNRRPWPTSELRATSGPVLNQGPHQVDIVRQIAGSAVRSVRASTVWDDVRECVGGYTCHLEFESGVSATLVYDGHAYFDTAELHSWVAEDGGVRRPDTNLRVRRNFEQLSLNANQLETALEAQKEQGRYGTDTATDDSREIWGYSTSGEIVNHPYFGLTVVSCERGAIRQSPDGLVVYGQDGSREIPVARTMRGRAAELAELHQAITQDRPVQHDGRWGRATLEVCFAILRSAHEGCEVLLSQEIWL
- a CDS encoding extradiol ring-cleavage dioxygenase, with protein sequence MGEIVAGYASSHAFTFIEPDGWEEFRNKNRENYERRHGRVATCPPGEYDESFEAAAARYARIQGGLQRLRNNIRRDRLDCLIVIGDDQNENFDGSALPQIAIYTGADFILSERFSSVSRHWASASSLSQDVYEQTVKSGFDVTGVVEFREKTLRSHAHGEILAHILGDHAIPVVLMFLNAIHMPSLSPKRCFALGCAIADAVRLCRPADERVGVYASGGLSHFTAGYPWVAYDGPYVHGSIDEDFDRRSLEFLAAGKGYELSNLASDDLLASGNIELRSWICASGAVGGQTPWTSVYEPIPRALMGMAVAWTKP
- a CDS encoding helix-turn-helix domain-containing protein; amino-acid sequence: MALSIRQIASKLGRAPSTVSRELRRNSRRDGRYGAFEAHRGAVQRRARRHAADRLEPCPMRPDRRPARSTVEPATDRPASSLPRRGDLYAVLNFLVADIRGLVISIRR
- a CDS encoding alpha/beta fold hydrolase, with the translated sequence MLQNRSIWLNLLGAETRFVDVAGIRTRAIQAGEGPDLVLLHGGGGHAEAFARNVLPLARNFRVHALDLLGHGFTGAGEGAAERTDYVNHLLGYMDVLGIGRAHLVGESLGGWVAAWTTKERPDRVDRLVYVCGARLTLQVGVDAEARTAAGRAELGRLTKQFLANPSPATVRERMAWLFNKPERDLTDELVELRWQLYQNASAQSALSDATAPPSAATAEDNLTAERLADITRPTLVLWTSHNPSATVEFGRRAAELIPGAKFALMDDCGHWPQWERPALFNQILTDYLGGGREFAEQR